From one Thunnus maccoyii chromosome 6, fThuMac1.1, whole genome shotgun sequence genomic stretch:
- the LOC121899138 gene encoding mitochondrial intermediate peptidase-like, with the protein MSACKRLLYLVKHRSLWTHVRRNVTTWSPVGAAFNTKPHRRLNLSEKHKGLFGVPELNCPAGFQVATEAALKSTKLLVEKACSCAPGVETVAAFDQLSDGLCKVADLADFVKVAHPDPAFREAAERTCIEIGTVVEKLNTNVKLCKSLKNLLDNPDVVAQLDPDTRRVAELFMFDFEISGIHLDEKLRKEAVALHVKLLDLNNEFLVGSHMPNRIARSAIPEHLHLHFANEGSFIQVGGLHADSPDDLVREIAYRIYLYPNADLMDCLEELLKCRYKLAKLVGYESYGDRALKGTMAKTPETVMSFLQLLTDKLSDRTAKDFKMMRDMKKKLNPRNSELMPWDHPFLSGVLRAERYNIEPSLYSPYLSLGACMEGLNNLFSQLYGVSLMSEHPNAGEVWSEDVRKLAVVHETEGLLGYIYCDFFHRSDKPHQDCHFTIRGGRWCQETGQYQLPVVVLMLSLPNPTKSAPTLLTPGMMENLFHEMGHAMHSMLGRTRYQHVTGTRCATDFAEVPSILMEYFATDYRVISQFARHYETGQPLPESMVARLRESKKVCGAADTQLQIFYAVLDQIYHDKPQNRSTTEILKEMQQKFYGLPYTPNTAWQLRFSHLIGYGAKYYSYLMSRAVASMVWKQCFVQDPLNREMGERYRREMLAHGGAKEPMLMVEGMLQRRPTIEDFVDALVSELNPDFETFIMDSES; encoded by the exons ATGTCTGCTTGTAAAAGGTTGCTTTACCTTGTAAAGCACAGGAGCTTGTGGACACATGTGCGGAGAAATGTCACAACATGGTCACCTGTTGGAGCTGCTTTCAATACCAAACCTCACAGAAGACTGAACCTGTCCGAGAAACACAAG GGTTTGTTTGGAGTGCCAGAGCTGAACTGTCCTGCAGGCTTCCAGGTTGCCACAGAAGCAGCTCTGAAAAGCACCAAGCTCCTGGTGGAAAAAGCTTGTTCTTGTGCTCCAGGGGTTGAGACTGTCGCGGCTTTTGACCAGCTCTCAGATGGTCTGTGTAAAGTGGCTGATCTG GCAGACTTTGTAAAAGTGGCACATCCAGATCCAGCGTTTCGTGAGGCCGCAGAGAGGACGTGCATAGAGATTGGCACAGTTGTAGAGAA GCTGAACACAAATGTTAAGCTCTGCAAGAGCCTCAAGAATTTGCTGGACAACCCGGATGTTGTGGCTCAGCTGGACCCTGATACAAG GCGAGTGGCAGAGTTGTTCATGTTTGACTTTGAAATCAGTGGGATTCATCTTGATGAGAAACTG aggaaggaGGCCGTCGCTCTTCACGTGAAGCTCTTGGATCTTAACAATGAGTTTCTGGTTGGCTCTCACATGCCGAACAGAATTGCAAGGTCTGCAATTCCTGAACACCTACACCTGCACTTTGCAAATGAAGGAAGCTTCATCCAAGTTGGAGGATTACATGCAGATTCCCCAGATGACTTG GTGCGAGAAATTGCCTACCGGATTTACCTCTATCCAAACGCAGATCTGATGGATTGTctggaggagctgctgaaaTGCAGATACAAGTTGGCCAAACTGGTGGGATATGAGTCCTACGGAGACAGAGCCCTGAAGGGCACGATGGCCAAAACACCAG AGACGGTGATGAGCTTTCTTCAGCTGTTAACTGACAAGCTGTCAGACAG AACAGCAAAAGACTTCAAGATGATGAGggacatgaagaaaaaactcAACCCTCGTAATTCT GAGCTCATGCCATGGGATCATCCCTTCCTCAGTGGCGTCTTGCGTGCTGAAAG GTACAACATCGAGCCCAGCCTGTACAGTCCCTACCTGTCTCTGGGCGCGTGTATGGAGGGTCTGAACAACCTCTTCTCTCAGCTGTATGGTGTCTCCCTCATGTCCGAACACCCGAACGCAGGAGAGGTCTGGAGCGAGGACGTCCGCAAACTG gctGTGGTACATGAGACAGAGGGATTACTGGGATATATCTACTGTGACTTTTTCCACCGGTCAGATAAACCTCATCAg gACTGCCACTTCACCATCCGCGGTGGCCGCTGGTGCCAGGAAACGGGTCAGTACCAGCTGCCGGTTGTGGTGCTGATGCTGAGCCTGCCCAACCCCACCAAGAGCGCCCCCACCCTTCTCACCCCTGGCATGATGGAGAATCTCTTCCATGAGATGGGACATGCCATGCACTCCATGCTGGGACGCACTCGCTACCAGCATGTTACAG GAACCAGATGTGCAACTGACTTCGCTGAAGTCCCTTCCATCCTTATGGAGTACTTTGCCACTGACTATCGAGTCATCAGCCAATTTGCACGCCATTATGAAACCGGACAG CCTCTGCCCGAGAGTATGGTGGCTCGCCTGCGTGAGTCGAAGAAGGTGTGCGGAGCCGCAGACACCCAACTGCAG ATTTTCTATGCTGTCTTGGACCAGATCTACCACGACAAACCTCAGAACCGCTCCACCACAGAAATCCTCAAGGAGATGCAGCAGAAATTCTACGGCTTGCCTTATACGCCCAATACG GCGTGGCAGCTGAGATTCAGCCACCTGATTGGCTATGGGGCCAAGTACTACTCCTACCTCATGTCCCGAGCCGTGGCTTCAATGGTGTGGAAGCAGTGCTTCGTTCAGGATCCTTTAAATAG GGAAATGGGTGAGCGTTACCGTCGGGAGATGCTGGCCCATGGAGGAGCCAAGGAGCCCATGCTGATGGTGGAAG GGATGCTGCAGAGACGGCCCACCATTGAGGACTTTGTGGACGCGCTGGTGTCTGAGCTCAACCCAGACTTTGAGACCTTCATCATGGACTCTGAAAGCTGA